The Pirellulales bacterium genome includes a window with the following:
- a CDS encoding substrate-binding domain-containing protein, with protein sequence MKNPVDGHRRKRRLSTAVDRAAKKPPHDGDANRLFRIGLVFGYGLGFYRDILHGIKAFAADRPQWIFTPIAPDRRALESPPVKEQDGFIAHIFTEPLAKALQRLRRPVVNVSGVLPELPFPRVIVDHEAVGRMAAQHLLQRGVRRFAFVGFPYHAFSLGREAGFVGEIERAGYQAAAFHDRMQKLGDPTGQWPWNESLLIWLKSLEKPLGLFASNDSQGVQLSEYCRHLGLKVPDEVAIVGVDDDDLLCDLARPSLSSVALPGERIGHEAARMLEQILADERLSEPRLVLPPVRVVVRASSDIQALPDADVAAAVRYIRDHADEPIDVRDLLAAVPVSRRSLERRFRRHLQRGIWEEIRRAHLERAKMLLADTDLPMSVVAQRSGFTDSRQLSIAFRQATGGTPTEFRQQHRSRG encoded by the coding sequence ATGAAAAATCCGGTCGACGGTCATCGCCGCAAGCGGCGTCTAAGCACGGCTGTCGATCGGGCGGCCAAGAAACCGCCTCACGACGGCGATGCCAACCGCCTGTTCCGCATCGGCCTGGTGTTTGGCTACGGCCTCGGTTTCTATCGTGATATTCTGCACGGGATCAAAGCGTTTGCCGCCGATCGACCACAATGGATCTTTACGCCGATCGCCCCCGACCGTCGGGCGCTCGAGTCGCCTCCGGTCAAAGAACAAGACGGCTTCATCGCGCACATCTTCACGGAGCCGCTGGCCAAAGCACTGCAACGTCTTCGCCGACCGGTGGTAAACGTGTCGGGCGTGCTGCCCGAACTTCCTTTTCCACGAGTCATCGTCGACCATGAAGCGGTCGGCCGAATGGCCGCACAGCACCTGCTCCAGCGCGGCGTGCGGCGGTTTGCCTTTGTCGGATTCCCATACCACGCCTTCTCGCTGGGGCGCGAAGCCGGCTTTGTTGGCGAGATCGAACGGGCCGGTTACCAAGCCGCGGCATTTCACGACCGCATGCAGAAGCTGGGCGATCCCACGGGCCAGTGGCCTTGGAACGAATCGCTTTTGATCTGGTTGAAATCGCTGGAAAAACCTTTGGGGCTGTTCGCCAGCAACGACAGCCAGGGGGTGCAGTTGTCGGAATACTGCCGGCACTTGGGACTCAAAGTGCCTGACGAGGTAGCGATCGTCGGTGTGGATGACGACGACCTTTTGTGTGACCTGGCGCGGCCCTCGCTTTCCAGCGTGGCGCTGCCCGGCGAGCGGATCGGACACGAGGCGGCGAGGATGTTGGAGCAAATCCTCGCCGACGAACGGTTGTCCGAGCCGCGCTTGGTGCTTCCCCCGGTGCGCGTGGTGGTTCGAGCGTCATCAGATATTCAGGCGCTGCCCGACGCGGACGTGGCCGCCGCGGTCCGTTACATCCGCGATCATGCCGACGAACCGATCGACGTGCGCGATTTGTTGGCGGCGGTTCCGGTCTCGCGCCGGTCGTTGGAGCGGCGGTTTCGCCGCCACCTGCAGCGCGGCATCTGGGAAGAGATCCGGCGGGCGCATCTGGAACGGGCCAAAATGCTGCTGGCCGACACCGACCTGCCAATGTCGGTCGTCGCGCAGCGATCGGGCTTCACCGATTCTCGTCAGCTTTCGATCGCGTTCCGTCAGGCGACGGGCGGCACGCCCACGGAGTTTCGCCAGCAGCACCGTAGCCGAGGCTAA
- a CDS encoding 2OG-Fe(II) oxygenase yields MKPNSNETLLPSSLRREAVAAVIVRRLCAEQDRLRSAWKSASPFAHIVIDDLLPAEVAREFHARLPPPEQLLTRSSLRQRKRVGVELERYDPAVSELLFAFQHHEVVQWIEQITGLVELAPDASLYASGLSVIAEGGFLNPHLDNSHDGEQSKYRALNLLYYLSPGWLPDHGGNLELWDKSVRHPTAVLSAFNRLVLMKTDRCAWHSVTRVASRQPRWCASNYYFSSRPPADTPYRHVTTFAGRPEEKGKRLLLALDGLAVNVVGKMFPALVRRNKHRRSTDAAHPNSEARRYGCDRSLPDDTSAPNDPEPGR; encoded by the coding sequence ATGAAGCCAAATTCGAACGAAACGCTGTTGCCAAGCTCCCTGCGCCGCGAAGCAGTGGCCGCCGTGATTGTCCGGCGGCTGTGCGCCGAGCAAGATCGGCTGCGGTCAGCCTGGAAGAGCGCAAGTCCCTTTGCGCATATCGTGATTGACGACCTCTTGCCCGCCGAGGTCGCGCGCGAGTTTCACGCGAGGCTGCCCCCGCCGGAGCAGCTGCTCACGCGCTCGTCCCTGAGGCAGCGCAAGCGGGTCGGTGTGGAACTGGAGCGGTACGACCCGGCCGTGAGCGAGCTCCTGTTCGCCTTTCAGCACCATGAGGTTGTGCAATGGATCGAGCAGATTACCGGACTGGTGGAACTCGCACCCGATGCATCGCTCTACGCATCGGGCCTGTCGGTGATCGCCGAGGGCGGTTTTTTGAACCCGCACCTCGACAACTCGCACGACGGAGAGCAGAGCAAATACCGCGCGCTCAATCTGCTCTACTATTTGTCGCCCGGTTGGTTGCCGGATCACGGAGGGAACCTGGAACTTTGGGACAAATCCGTGCGGCATCCGACGGCGGTTCTGAGCGCCTTCAACCGGCTCGTGCTGATGAAAACCGATCGTTGTGCCTGGCACTCGGTCACGCGGGTCGCCAGCCGGCAGCCGCGCTGGTGCGCGTCGAACTATTATTTTTCGTCTCGGCCACCGGCGGACACCCCTTATCGCCACGTCACGACGTTCGCCGGCCGGCCTGAAGAGAAAGGCAAACGGTTATTGCTGGCTCTTGACGGATTGGCTGTGAACGTGGTCGGCAAGATGTTTCCCGCCCTTGTACGCCGTAACAAACATCGCCGTTCCACGGACGCTGCGCATCCGAACAGTGAAGCACGCCGATACGGCTGCGATCGCTCATTGCCTGACGACACGAGCGCGCCCAATGACCCGGAGCCGGGTCGATGA
- a CDS encoding VOC family protein: MTIAHITLATRNVARSRDFFAATLGWRPIERPGNIGQPAAWLEIAPGQELHLIEVPDFQPSPFEKEYGRHVAIECDVREFDSLKSRLTGHGAEMIAPVRPTPFERFFFRDPNGYLFEVVAAQREGET; encoded by the coding sequence ATGACCATCGCCCATATCACCTTGGCCACGCGCAATGTGGCGCGGTCGCGAGATTTTTTCGCGGCCACGCTGGGCTGGCGGCCGATCGAGCGGCCGGGCAACATCGGGCAGCCGGCGGCCTGGCTCGAAATCGCTCCGGGCCAGGAGCTGCACCTGATCGAGGTGCCCGACTTTCAGCCCTCGCCCTTCGAGAAGGAGTACGGCCGACATGTGGCCATCGAGTGCGATGTGCGTGAGTTCGACTCGCTGAAGTCGCGATTGACGGGGCACGGTGCGGAGATGATCGCGCCGGTGCGACCCACGCCGTTCGAGCGGTTCTTCTTTCGCGATCCGAACGGTTACCTCTTCGAAGTCGTGGCCGCACAGCGCGAGGGCGAAACTTAG
- a CDS encoding YfhO family protein yields MPAALEARRQLLGTKEGGVLPAATERLFRAIESKPRVVLRVAACDYAVSGDGARGEPLEEPLPRLRFFSETDSALVDMPLDRIAAGDVRRMRRRMLGTASVVAEEPQRLTIDCDAPAAGRLLLADTWYPGWRATVDGRPAAIDRAHGVFRSIRLAAGTHRIVFVFGPLSFRLGLGGTLAGIVIWLGLLVFGIRRNVRAGRYRRS; encoded by the coding sequence GTGCCAGCGGCCCTCGAGGCGCGCCGGCAGTTGCTGGGCACGAAGGAAGGCGGTGTCTTGCCGGCGGCCACCGAGCGACTGTTTCGCGCGATTGAATCAAAGCCGCGCGTTGTCTTAAGGGTGGCCGCTTGCGATTATGCGGTTTCGGGCGACGGTGCGCGCGGCGAGCCGCTGGAAGAACCGTTGCCGCGGCTGCGATTCTTCTCCGAGACGGACTCGGCCCTGGTGGACATGCCGCTCGACCGCATCGCTGCGGGCGACGTGCGGCGAATGCGCCGGCGGATGCTGGGGACGGCGAGCGTGGTCGCTGAAGAGCCCCAGCGGCTGACCATCGACTGCGATGCGCCGGCGGCCGGCCGGTTGCTGCTGGCCGACACGTGGTATCCCGGCTGGAGAGCCACTGTCGATGGCCGTCCGGCCGCGATCGATCGGGCGCACGGCGTCTTTCGCAGCATCCGTCTGGCGGCGGGAACACACCGCATCGTCTTCGTCTTCGGTCCGTTGTCGTTCCGCCTCGGACTGGGCGGCACGCTGGCGGGTATCGTGATTTGGCTGGGACTGCTGGTATTCGGCATTCGGCGGAATGTCCGCGCAGGCCGGTATCGGCGGTCTTGA
- a CDS encoding glycosyltransferase has protein sequence MRPWLSVIIPTYNGERFLHEALTNVAAQHDADVEVVAIDGGSADGTRDILRRWSRHLRLVMIERPHSGDWVSSTAMGMAVAEGEYLCWLHQDDTWCKGRLAALRRQLSAEPHAAFIVHPCWYSNSRGERIGYWRCPLPRTDRLLRFDEVASPLLVQCSIATCGAIFSCEAARSIGSPDPALPYHADWDYWLRLARLGRTLYHHTPRASFRIHAASQTISRAGESDRRLAEARAILRRHLPHLAARGQDVARLEEVAAVSAEVNHALNSLVAGQAVDILGPLWRAAALGPTGWTRRLRDSRLVERCLSRLQASSGLRPLLLARLADGTRRRRPQRNAANLAHPVHADSAEHGRLGTVPRDSIAIHVAPTARAPTRVAAEMQRT, from the coding sequence ATGCGTCCCTGGCTCTCGGTCATCATACCGACGTACAACGGCGAACGCTTTTTGCATGAGGCACTCACAAATGTCGCCGCGCAGCACGACGCCGACGTCGAGGTCGTCGCGATCGACGGCGGCTCGGCAGACGGGACCCGCGACATTTTGCGTCGCTGGTCACGCCACCTCCGCCTAGTAATGATCGAGCGGCCGCACTCGGGAGACTGGGTGTCGTCGACGGCGATGGGCATGGCAGTGGCAGAGGGGGAATATCTGTGCTGGCTTCACCAGGACGATACGTGGTGCAAGGGCCGGCTCGCGGCGCTTCGCCGACAGTTGAGCGCGGAGCCGCACGCCGCGTTCATCGTTCACCCCTGCTGGTACAGCAACTCACGCGGGGAACGCATCGGCTACTGGCGGTGCCCGCTGCCCCGCACGGACCGTCTGCTGCGCTTCGACGAGGTGGCGTCGCCGCTTTTGGTGCAGTGCTCGATCGCGACGTGCGGCGCGATATTCAGTTGCGAAGCGGCGCGGAGCATCGGGTCGCCAGACCCAGCCCTTCCCTACCATGCCGACTGGGATTACTGGCTGCGCTTGGCGCGACTCGGCCGCACACTTTATCACCACACGCCCCGCGCTTCGTTCCGGATCCATGCAGCTTCGCAAACGATTTCCCGCGCTGGTGAGTCGGACCGTCGCTTGGCGGAGGCGCGCGCAATCTTGCGGCGGCACTTGCCGCATCTCGCCGCACGCGGTCAAGACGTGGCGCGCCTCGAAGAAGTGGCGGCCGTTTCGGCAGAGGTGAACCACGCCCTTAATTCACTTGTGGCGGGGCAGGCAGTCGATATTCTGGGGCCGCTGTGGCGCGCGGCGGCGCTCGGCCCGACAGGCTGGACCAGACGGCTGCGCGACTCTCGACTTGTCGAGCGTTGCCTCAGCCGGCTTCAGGCAAGCAGCGGTCTCCGGCCCCTGTTGCTCGCCCGCCTGGCGGACGGGACGCGCCGCCGCCGACCGCAGCGGAACGCCGCCAATCTCGCGCATCCGGTCCACGCCGATTCCGCCGAGCACGGGCGGCTCGGCACGGTCCCGCGCGACTCAATTGCAATCCACGTCGCTCCAACGGCCCGCGCTCCCACTCGAGTCGCGGCGGAGATGCAGCGGACATGA
- a CDS encoding DUF1559 domain-containing protein, with product MSLLLPAVQLAREAARRSQCANNLRNVGLAVQGEIMAKRRLPASGNFGTTGTPFHDWVVNVLPYLERSDIVKQWRFDEAWNQQPNSALGATHIRVLVCPDDDTTTHERGNLSYVANGGFGCTLPVDCPSIVHSAGGVPQFAKLDFNGNGVTCPANPAQDTSPIGTDKDLFFKTGLFFGENWPYGSGTVRHHTPDSILDGLSQTIMLTENLWAGYDPAGSGWANPVPWRACFFVSAYVCDNNDCSGGNVDWARANSRVGPSAAEAINGALSAVEGASPWPSSRHPGGVNVVFCDGHLRFLNENIDGAAYAWLVTPQGSTIRGPLAQPPREDQ from the coding sequence ATGTCTCTATTGCTGCCGGCGGTGCAACTGGCGCGCGAAGCGGCGCGGCGATCGCAATGCGCCAACAATCTCCGCAACGTCGGCCTGGCCGTGCAGGGTGAGATAATGGCCAAGCGGCGCTTACCCGCTTCGGGAAACTTCGGCACCACGGGCACCCCTTTCCATGATTGGGTCGTCAACGTGCTGCCGTACCTCGAGCGGTCGGATATCGTGAAGCAATGGCGGTTCGACGAAGCGTGGAACCAGCAGCCCAATTCGGCACTCGGGGCGACGCACATCCGCGTGCTCGTCTGCCCGGACGACGACACAACCACACACGAGCGGGGAAATCTGAGCTACGTGGCCAACGGAGGGTTCGGCTGTACGCTGCCTGTCGACTGCCCTTCGATCGTGCATTCCGCGGGAGGCGTCCCGCAATTCGCCAAGCTCGATTTCAACGGCAACGGCGTAACTTGCCCGGCGAACCCGGCTCAGGACACCAGCCCCATTGGGACTGATAAGGACCTCTTCTTCAAGACGGGGTTGTTCTTCGGCGAGAATTGGCCCTATGGCTCGGGTACCGTGCGGCACCACACGCCCGACTCGATTCTCGACGGGCTTTCGCAAACGATCATGCTCACTGAAAACCTTTGGGCAGGCTACGACCCGGCTGGAAGCGGCTGGGCGAACCCCGTTCCGTGGCGAGCGTGCTTTTTCGTAAGCGCCTATGTATGCGACAACAACGACTGCTCGGGGGGCAACGTCGACTGGGCGCGCGCCAACAGCCGCGTGGGTCCGAGCGCGGCCGAGGCCATCAACGGCGCTCTCTCGGCCGTCGAAGGGGCGAGTCCCTGGCCGTCGTCGCGGCATCCGGGCGGTGTCAACGTCGTGTTCTGCGACGGTCACCTGCGATTCCTGAACGAGAACATTGACGGGGCAGCGTACGCGTGGCTGGTCACGCCGCAAGGGAGCACCATCCGTGGGCCCCTCGCCCAGCCGCCAAGGGAGGACCAATAA
- a CDS encoding class I SAM-dependent methyltransferase encodes MMPGPLIRRALGPAEHWVTGLYRRCFVDVRQFAADLASDLSPASILDVGCGEGQSTEALAEVFSKASIVGVDITPRVGRLFRGDNQRVRFIREDIGAFADQNKGTFDLAVLCDVLHHLPVDQRAGFLQNVASCMRPRGWLVVKEWQPRASLVHLLCYLGDRYLTGDRVRYADGVELRELLNGVPSLSVDHDTPVRPWRNNIAIWARFVHDRDEAEVRSIR; translated from the coding sequence ATGATGCCTGGACCGCTCATCCGTCGCGCGCTTGGCCCTGCCGAACATTGGGTAACGGGCCTTTATCGCCGCTGCTTCGTCGACGTGCGCCAATTCGCGGCCGATTTAGCCTCGGATCTTAGCCCCGCGTCCATCCTCGACGTTGGATGCGGAGAAGGCCAGTCGACCGAGGCGCTGGCCGAGGTCTTCTCCAAGGCTTCGATCGTAGGCGTGGATATCACGCCTCGCGTCGGCCGGCTGTTTAGGGGAGACAATCAGCGGGTGCGCTTCATCCGAGAAGACATTGGCGCTTTCGCTGACCAAAACAAGGGTACGTTTGATCTCGCCGTGCTATGTGATGTGCTTCACCATCTCCCCGTCGACCAGCGCGCTGGCTTTTTGCAAAACGTCGCATCATGCATGCGGCCGCGCGGTTGGCTGGTGGTCAAAGAATGGCAGCCGCGAGCGAGCCTCGTACATCTTCTCTGCTATCTCGGCGATCGCTACCTGACAGGTGATCGCGTGCGCTATGCCGACGGTGTGGAACTTCGAGAACTGCTCAACGGCGTTCCCTCCCTCAGCGTCGACCATGACACGCCCGTACGCCCCTGGCGGAACAACATTGCCATCTGGGCTCGATTCGTCCACGACCGCGATGAAGCTGAAGTACGCTCGATACGCTAA